The following proteins come from a genomic window of Sinorhizobium fredii NGR234:
- a CDS encoding DNA translocase FtsK, whose product MRIPRTNFSTAAFHDADVADDFELPQPGAPVESHVQTNRASAQDHLFEAPEAPRRGTDDTGYTGRAARLYGHGSAYAPAQVTASTRDPLPTLAEITGQSDEDGWESHFFLSPNVRFTRTPEREFMKRRPPVADENDTEVEAVAAESAEPEVVAEAAPADAAPAAIEPEAPAHSPSELLRVLIQQLPSWRPAQMRNAEPAADAAAVAVGRSSVAAEVSTPAVSALEVALGVPDGLEATPDAYDIVTGNETNARLSYLSDHAFFEFMPLEIAAAPQAAVEPVKQPVKPPAQIAPAPKPVAMPVEIRRQPPTAITSMFRVVECRPAATAFAAPVPAETRDAKEDAGPATAAAPAETVEPVVAVKAEEIAPVPDSPVTKAAITMPAVVQRSSSPFPPIGGGDRLQVGDAYEFPAKELLQEPPQGQGFFMTQEQLEQNAGLLESVLEDFGVKGEIIHVRPGPVVTLYEFEPAPGVKSSRVIGLADDIARSMSALSARVAVVPGRNVIGIELPNATRETVYFRELIESNDFQRTGCKLALCLGKTIGGEPVIAELAKMPHLLVAGTTGSGKSVAINTMILSLLYRLKPEECRLIMVDPKMLELSVYDGIPHLLTPVVTDPKKAVMALKWAVREMEDRYRKMSRLGVRNIDGYNQRAAAAREKGEPILATVQTGFEKGTGEPLFEQQEMDLAPMPYIVVIVDEMADLMMVAGKEIEGAIQRLAQMARAAGIHLIMATQRPSVDVITGTIKANFPTRISFQVTSKIDSRTILGEQGAEQLLGQGDMLHMAGGGRIARVHGPFVSDLEVEHVVAHLKTQGRPEYLETVTADEEEEEEEEDQGAVFDKSAIAAEDGNELYEQAVKVMLRDKKCSTSYIQRRLGIGYNRAASLVERMEKEGLVGPANHVGKREIIHGNRDHAVKPDDGDMD is encoded by the coding sequence ATGCGTATTCCCCGGACAAATTTCTCGACAGCAGCTTTTCATGATGCAGATGTGGCGGATGATTTCGAGCTTCCGCAGCCGGGAGCACCGGTCGAATCGCATGTCCAGACGAACCGCGCGTCGGCGCAGGACCACTTGTTCGAGGCGCCGGAAGCGCCGCGTCGGGGGACGGACGACACGGGCTACACAGGGCGCGCAGCACGTCTTTACGGCCACGGTTCGGCCTATGCCCCGGCCCAGGTCACCGCCTCGACGCGCGATCCGCTGCCGACCCTTGCCGAAATCACCGGCCAATCGGACGAGGACGGCTGGGAGAGCCATTTCTTCCTGTCGCCCAACGTCCGCTTCACCCGCACGCCCGAACGCGAATTCATGAAGCGCCGCCCGCCGGTCGCCGATGAGAACGACACCGAGGTCGAGGCGGTTGCGGCCGAGAGTGCCGAGCCGGAGGTCGTCGCCGAGGCGGCGCCCGCCGATGCCGCGCCCGCCGCGATCGAACCCGAGGCGCCGGCCCACAGTCCCTCCGAACTCCTGCGGGTGCTGATCCAGCAGCTTCCATCCTGGCGTCCTGCACAGATGCGCAATGCGGAGCCGGCGGCCGATGCGGCGGCGGTCGCGGTCGGTAGGTCGTCCGTGGCCGCCGAAGTGTCGACGCCTGCGGTCAGTGCGCTCGAGGTCGCTCTGGGGGTCCCCGACGGGCTCGAGGCCACCCCCGATGCGTACGACATTGTGACGGGCAACGAGACGAATGCGCGCCTCTCTTACCTATCCGATCATGCCTTCTTCGAATTCATGCCGCTCGAAATCGCGGCTGCCCCGCAGGCCGCCGTCGAGCCGGTGAAGCAACCGGTGAAACCGCCGGCGCAGATCGCGCCGGCGCCGAAGCCCGTCGCCATGCCCGTGGAAATCCGCCGGCAGCCGCCGACGGCAATCACCTCGATGTTCCGGGTGGTCGAATGCCGGCCGGCGGCGACAGCCTTCGCCGCGCCCGTTCCTGCCGAGACCCGAGACGCCAAAGAGGATGCCGGACCGGCCACAGCCGCCGCACCGGCCGAGACCGTGGAGCCGGTCGTGGCCGTCAAGGCCGAGGAAATCGCGCCGGTTCCCGACTCGCCCGTCACCAAGGCGGCGATCACCATGCCGGCCGTGGTGCAGCGTTCCTCCTCGCCGTTTCCGCCGATCGGTGGCGGCGATCGCCTCCAGGTGGGCGACGCTTACGAGTTTCCGGCCAAGGAACTGCTGCAGGAGCCGCCGCAGGGCCAGGGCTTCTTCATGACCCAGGAGCAGCTCGAGCAGAATGCCGGGCTTCTCGAAAGCGTGCTCGAGGATTTCGGCGTCAAGGGCGAAATCATCCATGTACGCCCCGGGCCGGTCGTCACCCTCTACGAATTCGAGCCGGCGCCCGGCGTCAAATCCTCCCGCGTCATCGGCCTTGCCGACGATATCGCCAGGTCGATGTCGGCGCTCTCGGCCCGCGTCGCGGTGGTGCCCGGCCGCAACGTCATCGGCATCGAGCTGCCGAATGCGACGCGCGAAACCGTCTATTTCCGCGAGCTGATCGAGTCCAATGATTTCCAGAGGACCGGCTGCAAGCTGGCGCTCTGCCTCGGCAAGACGATCGGCGGCGAGCCGGTCATCGCCGAGCTTGCCAAGATGCCGCATCTGCTCGTCGCCGGCACCACCGGCTCGGGCAAGTCGGTGGCGATCAACACGATGATCCTGTCGCTGCTCTACCGGCTGAAGCCGGAGGAATGCCGGCTGATCATGGTCGACCCGAAGATGCTCGAACTCTCCGTCTATGACGGCATCCCGCACCTCCTGACGCCGGTCGTCACCGATCCGAAGAAGGCGGTGATGGCGCTCAAATGGGCGGTGCGCGAGATGGAGGACCGCTATCGCAAGATGTCGCGGCTCGGCGTTCGCAACATCGACGGCTACAACCAGCGCGCCGCTGCCGCCCGCGAAAAGGGCGAGCCGATCCTGGCGACGGTGCAGACCGGCTTCGAGAAGGGCACCGGCGAACCGCTCTTCGAGCAGCAGGAGATGGATCTGGCGCCGATGCCCTATATCGTCGTGATCGTCGACGAGATGGCCGACCTGATGATGGTCGCCGGCAAGGAGATCGAAGGGGCGATCCAGCGCCTCGCCCAGATGGCGCGCGCCGCCGGCATCCACCTGATCATGGCGACCCAGCGCCCCTCGGTCGACGTCATCACCGGCACGATCAAGGCGAACTTCCCGACCCGCATTTCCTTCCAGGTGACCTCGAAGATCGACAGCCGCACCATTCTCGGCGAGCAGGGGGCCGAACAGCTCCTCGGCCAGGGCGACATGCTGCACATGGCCGGCGGCGGCCGCATCGCCCGCGTCCACGGCCCCTTCGTCTCCGACCTCGAGGTCGAGCACGTGGTGGCGCATCTGAAGACGCAAGGTCGTCCCGAATATCTCGAGACCGTCACGGCGGACGAGGAGGAAGAGGAGGAAGAAGAAGATCAGGGCGCCGTCTTCGACAAGAGCGCGATCGCCGCGGAAGACGGCAACGAACTCTACGAGCAGGCGGTCAAGGTCATGCTGCGCGACAAGAAATGCTCGACCTCCTACATCCAGCGCCGCCTCGGCATCGGCTACAACCGCGCCGCCTCACTGGTCGAACGGATGGAAAAGGAAGGCCTCGTCGGCCCGGCCAACCATGTCGGCAAGCGCGAGATCATCCATGGCAACCGCGATCACGCGGTGAAGCCGGACGACGGCGATATGGATTGA
- a CDS encoding ferritin-like domain-containing protein — translation MTRMIPSLYLPRRRLLQLGLGGTLASTAGLVRVSRADEPTELMDEDIFQFALNLEYMEAEYYLRGTTGKGIDDADAGGEAGAVTGGKQVSFDTPAVGEFMSEVAENELAHVKFYRKTLGDAAVSRPAIDFDAGFAAVAKAAGLGDFDPFGNEMNFVLGGMLFEDVGVTAYAGAATVLKNEDFLAAAAGILAVEAYHMGMARSTLYRMGEEAWKAAAAVSDARDKIDGSDDKDQPLQMEGKANIVPSTPDAIAFTRTPQEVLRIVYLTDQEGATKGGFYPNGMNGKIVST, via the coding sequence ATGACCCGCATGATACCTTCACTTTATCTGCCGCGCCGCCGCCTGTTGCAGTTGGGCCTTGGAGGAACGCTCGCCTCGACCGCGGGCCTGGTTCGAGTCTCGCGCGCCGATGAACCCACCGAACTGATGGACGAGGATATCTTCCAGTTCGCCCTCAACCTCGAATACATGGAAGCCGAGTATTACCTGCGCGGCACGACCGGCAAAGGGATCGACGATGCCGATGCGGGTGGAGAGGCCGGTGCCGTAACCGGCGGCAAGCAGGTTTCGTTCGATACGCCGGCGGTCGGCGAGTTCATGAGCGAGGTGGCGGAAAACGAACTTGCTCACGTCAAGTTTTACCGCAAGACCCTTGGTGACGCTGCCGTGTCGCGGCCGGCCATCGATTTCGATGCCGGCTTTGCCGCCGTTGCAAAAGCGGCAGGGTTGGGAGACTTCGACCCCTTCGGCAACGAGATGAACTTCGTGCTCGGCGGCATGCTGTTCGAGGATGTCGGCGTCACCGCCTATGCCGGCGCCGCGACTGTCCTGAAGAACGAGGATTTTCTCGCTGCCGCTGCCGGAATCCTCGCCGTCGAGGCCTACCACATGGGCATGGCGCGCTCGACGCTCTACAGAATGGGCGAAGAGGCCTGGAAGGCGGCCGCCGCGGTTTCCGATGCACGCGACAAGATCGACGGGTCGGACGACAAGGACCAACCCCTCCAGATGGAGGGCAAGGCGAACATCGTTCCCTCGACGCCGGATGCGATCGCCTTCACCCGGACGCCGCAAGAGGTGCTGCGCATCGTCTATCTCACCGATCAGGAGGGTGCGACCAAGGGTGGCTTCTACCCGAACGGGATGAATGGAAAGATCGTGAGCACCTGA
- a CDS encoding acyltransferase family protein gives MADYDPRNTRIDCLDGLRGLASLWVMIGHALLLTGWRLPVLSEPDLGVDLFIMLSGFLMVFHYQLRAGKEPWELASTWASFWLRRFLRIAPLYYLLLAVAFVLGAWLFESRMVIDAFLGRTPQSPQRYLDNGLTNGLMHVSFLFGLSPDYAYRTPLPDWSIGLEMQFYAAFPFIMLLLKKSGWLKGALFTVVIAAAIVSAASLLGIHFPMPAFLPLKMHIFLCGMLLALGLHANRSKAVLHAAAAMALVLLPIGGDITATKMLMRVLLVGVFFALIHHRLAGDVLGGVLRAVSTSLGNRFFHWLGELSFGAYLWHLIFLQPIAAYFIGAFGDAMSPAARFAAVTTILVPLVYVAAWATFLAVERPGQKLAKRLIGRWKAQPVRA, from the coding sequence ATGGCCGACTATGATCCCCGCAATACGCGAATCGATTGTCTGGATGGGCTGCGAGGGCTGGCGTCCCTCTGGGTGATGATCGGCCATGCGCTGTTGCTGACGGGCTGGCGCCTGCCGGTCCTGTCCGAGCCCGATCTCGGCGTCGACCTGTTCATCATGCTGTCGGGCTTCCTCATGGTGTTTCACTATCAGCTGCGGGCCGGCAAGGAGCCCTGGGAGCTGGCCTCGACCTGGGCGAGCTTCTGGCTGCGGCGATTCCTGAGGATTGCGCCGCTCTACTATCTTCTTCTGGCCGTTGCCTTCGTGCTCGGCGCCTGGCTGTTCGAATCGAGAATGGTTATCGACGCCTTCCTCGGCCGGACGCCGCAATCGCCGCAACGCTATCTGGACAACGGGCTGACCAACGGGCTGATGCATGTCAGCTTTCTTTTCGGCCTCTCTCCCGACTATGCCTACCGGACTCCCCTGCCCGACTGGAGCATCGGGCTCGAAATGCAGTTCTATGCTGCCTTTCCCTTCATCATGCTTCTGCTCAAGAAATCCGGCTGGCTGAAAGGCGCGCTGTTTACAGTCGTCATTGCCGCAGCGATCGTTTCGGCCGCGAGCCTCCTGGGGATCCACTTTCCCATGCCGGCATTTCTACCGTTGAAGATGCATATCTTCCTGTGCGGAATGCTCCTGGCGCTTGGTCTTCACGCCAACAGATCGAAGGCAGTCCTTCACGCCGCGGCCGCCATGGCGCTCGTCCTTCTGCCGATCGGCGGCGACATAACGGCGACGAAGATGCTGATGCGGGTCCTGCTTGTCGGCGTGTTCTTCGCGCTCATCCATCATCGCCTCGCCGGCGACGTGCTGGGCGGCGTGCTTCGCGCCGTGTCGACGTCCCTCGGCAACAGGTTCTTCCACTGGCTCGGCGAGCTGTCATTCGGCGCCTATCTCTGGCACCTCATCTTTCTGCAGCCGATTGCAGCTTATTTTATCGGCGCATTCGGTGACGCGATGTCACCGGCTGCACGCTTCGCCGCGGTGACCACGATCCTGGTGCCCTTGGTTTATGTGGCTGCCTGGGCAACGTTCCTTGCGGTCGAACGACCCGGTCAAAAACTGGCAAAGCGCTTGATCGGCAGATGGAAGGCCCAGCCGGTCAGGGCATGA
- a CDS encoding DoxX family protein yields the protein MSNNPALQSILALIGRLLLAAIFLSSGFEKLADPTGTIGYIAAANLPLPSVGYAIALLVELGGGILLVLGYQARLAALVLAIFTLASALGFHTNFADQNQMIHFMKNLAITGGFLQTVAFGAGAFSLDGRSGRA from the coding sequence ATGAGCAACAACCCTGCGCTTCAGAGCATCCTCGCCCTCATCGGTCGCCTGCTTCTCGCCGCCATTTTCCTTTCGTCCGGTTTCGAGAAACTAGCCGACCCAACCGGAACGATCGGGTACATTGCGGCGGCCAACCTGCCCCTGCCCTCGGTCGGCTATGCCATCGCCCTCCTGGTCGAACTGGGCGGCGGCATCCTTCTCGTCCTCGGCTATCAAGCCCGCTTGGCGGCGCTCGTTCTCGCAATCTTCACCCTGGCGTCGGCTCTCGGATTCCATACGAATTTCGCCGACCAGAACCAGATGATCCATTTCATGAAGAACCTCGCGATCACCGGCGGCTTCCTGCAGACCGTCGCCTTCGGCGCGGGTGCCTTCAGCCTGGACGGACGGTCCGGCCGCGCCTGA
- a CDS encoding LacI family DNA-binding transcriptional regulator, protein MTKVTLKDVAREAGVGTATVERVLNDRGGARPETVEKVFLAARKLNYRHGLPQAHRGLIRIEVVLVRPDTSFYSRMNQAFERIAALLDKGIVVHRTFARENDPVDFAHHIANPAVRRSALIVVAPDHPKVVVSLRAVASRGTPVVQIMTRPAPELPYVGIDNYAAGRTAAYYMSRMLVGRSGPFVALCHSGAYENHKERIRGFSSYLAEHAGEHLFRQVMFDYDDDLNSMELLRGALRDAPEIIGLYTAGGDNRSVAAVLKEHASRRIFWVGHELSDQSRRALRSGVMSIVLDQAPEIQARRSIDLTLKSLGLIDVEVSPEPVRFLTITPENL, encoded by the coding sequence TTGACCAAGGTGACCTTGAAGGATGTGGCCCGGGAGGCCGGTGTCGGCACGGCGACCGTCGAGCGCGTCCTCAACGACCGCGGCGGGGCTCGCCCGGAAACGGTCGAGAAGGTCTTTCTCGCAGCCCGGAAGCTCAACTACCGGCACGGACTGCCGCAAGCTCATCGGGGCCTGATCCGTATCGAGGTGGTCCTGGTGAGACCCGACACGAGCTTCTATTCCCGCATGAACCAGGCCTTCGAGCGGATCGCCGCCCTGCTGGACAAGGGCATTGTGGTCCATCGCACCTTCGCGCGCGAGAACGACCCGGTCGACTTCGCCCACCACATCGCCAATCCGGCCGTCCGCCGCTCTGCCCTCATCGTCGTGGCGCCCGACCATCCGAAGGTCGTGGTAAGCCTGAGGGCGGTCGCGAGCCGCGGCACGCCTGTGGTGCAGATCATGACTCGACCGGCGCCGGAACTTCCCTATGTCGGGATAGACAACTATGCGGCGGGGAGGACGGCCGCCTACTACATGTCGAGGATGCTCGTCGGGCGGTCAGGTCCCTTCGTGGCGCTCTGCCACAGCGGCGCCTATGAAAACCACAAGGAACGCATCCGCGGCTTCTCCTCCTATCTCGCCGAGCACGCGGGCGAACACCTCTTCAGGCAGGTGATGTTCGACTATGACGACGACCTCAATTCGATGGAGCTGCTGCGCGGCGCATTGCGCGACGCCCCGGAGATCATCGGGCTCTACACCGCCGGCGGCGACAACCGATCCGTCGCCGCGGTGCTGAAGGAGCATGCGTCGCGGCGCATCTTCTGGGTCGGCCACGAGCTCTCCGATCAGTCGCGCCGCGCCCTTCGTTCGGGCGTCATGTCGATCGTTCTCGACCAGGCGCCGGAGATCCAGGCGCGGCGTTCGATCGATCTGACCTTGAAGTCGCTGGGTCTGATCGACGTCGAGGTGAGTCCCGAACCGGTGCGGTTTCTGACGATCACGCCGGAGAACCTTTGA
- a CDS encoding sugar phosphate isomerase/epimerase family protein, which produces MKIALDPYMHRHLGLHDLCRKAAELGYEYIELSPRDDFLPWWVRPRAHKERIAEFKSALKDHGVQLASILPMYRWASPHEDERQAAVHYWKEAIQVSAEMGCDTMNSEFGRGPSPDRSHRSNCCGGMHTHEHSEAAWWRSMEELVPVFEKEGVTLNMEPHPEDWCETLHPAIDMLKTIGSKNVKFLYCAPHTFYFGDDMAKMIRDAGPLIAHVHVADTYNHKASSGLRYIINPPGAKVTIHQHMDMYQGEINWDVFFSSLAEVGFDGIVTACVFGWEDRADESGRFMRAEIQKYVDKYWPAKRA; this is translated from the coding sequence GTGAAGATCGCACTCGACCCCTATATGCACCGCCACCTCGGCTTGCACGACCTGTGCCGCAAGGCGGCGGAGCTCGGCTACGAATATATCGAGCTGTCGCCGCGCGATGATTTTCTCCCCTGGTGGGTGCGGCCGCGTGCCCACAAGGAGCGGATCGCCGAGTTCAAGTCGGCGCTGAAGGACCACGGCGTTCAGCTCGCCTCGATCCTGCCGATGTACCGCTGGGCGAGCCCGCACGAGGACGAGCGCCAGGCGGCCGTGCACTACTGGAAGGAAGCGATCCAGGTCTCCGCCGAAATGGGCTGCGACACGATGAACTCCGAATTCGGCCGCGGCCCCTCGCCGGACCGCAGCCACCGCTCCAACTGCTGCGGCGGCATGCACACCCATGAACACAGCGAGGCGGCCTGGTGGCGCTCGATGGAAGAGCTGGTGCCGGTCTTCGAGAAGGAAGGCGTGACGCTCAACATGGAGCCGCACCCGGAAGACTGGTGCGAGACGCTGCATCCGGCGATCGACATGCTGAAGACGATCGGCTCGAAGAACGTCAAGTTCCTCTATTGCGCGCCGCACACTTTCTATTTCGGCGACGACATGGCGAAGATGATCCGCGACGCCGGCCCGCTGATCGCCCATGTGCATGTCGCCGACACCTATAACCACAAGGCGTCCTCCGGCCTGCGCTACATCATCAACCCGCCGGGCGCCAAGGTGACGATCCACCAGCACATGGACATGTACCAGGGCGAGATCAACTGGGACGTCTTCTTCTCCTCGCTCGCCGAGGTCGGCTTCGACGGCATCGTCACCGCCTGCGTCTTCGGCTGGGAAGACCGCGCCGACGAATCCGGCCGCTTCATGCGGGCCGAGATCCAGAAATACGTCGACAAGTACTGGCCGGCCAAGCGCGCGTAA
- a CDS encoding TIM barrel protein, with protein MTITITTAPCCWGVDDVKNPNLPAWERVFDEAAAAGYGGLELGPYGYVPLESGRVAKALQDRNLFIVAGTIFDDLVSPENRTNLLRQTDEICAVITRLPQPEQVPGQRFRTPYLTVMDWGHDERDYTAGHTDRAPRLSDEAWNGMVANIKAIAELAMSKYGVRAVIHPHAGGYIEFADEIERIASDVPAELAGFCIDTGHTYYAGMDPVETLKTYADRLDYVHFKDIDEKVFRRVLGEKIRFFEACGQGVMCPIGRGIIDYPAVKQALEEIGYHGFITVEQERDPLSVAGSLADVKESRDYLRSVGF; from the coding sequence GTGACCATCACCATTACGACCGCCCCCTGCTGCTGGGGCGTGGACGACGTCAAGAACCCGAACCTGCCCGCCTGGGAGCGGGTCTTCGACGAGGCAGCGGCCGCCGGCTATGGCGGCCTGGAACTCGGCCCCTATGGTTACGTGCCGCTCGAGTCCGGGCGCGTCGCGAAGGCGCTGCAGGATCGCAACCTCTTCATCGTCGCCGGCACGATCTTCGACGATCTCGTCTCGCCGGAAAACCGTACCAATCTGCTGCGCCAGACGGACGAGATCTGCGCCGTCATCACCCGGCTGCCGCAGCCGGAGCAGGTGCCGGGCCAGCGCTTCAGGACGCCCTATCTGACGGTGATGGACTGGGGCCATGACGAGCGCGACTATACCGCCGGCCACACCGACCGGGCGCCGCGGCTCTCGGACGAGGCGTGGAACGGCATGGTCGCCAACATCAAGGCGATCGCCGAGCTTGCGATGAGCAAATACGGCGTGCGCGCCGTCATCCACCCGCATGCCGGCGGCTATATCGAATTCGCCGACGAGATCGAGCGGATCGCCAGCGACGTGCCGGCGGAGCTCGCCGGCTTCTGCATCGACACCGGCCACACCTATTACGCCGGCATGGATCCGGTCGAGACGCTGAAGACCTATGCCGACCGTCTCGACTACGTGCATTTCAAGGATATCGACGAAAAGGTCTTCCGGCGCGTGCTCGGCGAAAAGATCCGCTTCTTCGAAGCCTGCGGCCAAGGCGTCATGTGCCCGATCGGCCGCGGCATCATCGACTATCCGGCCGTCAAGCAGGCGCTCGAGGAGATCGGCTATCACGGTTTCATCACCGTCGAGCAGGAGCGCGACCCCTTGAGCGTCGCCGGCAGCCTCGCCGACGTGAAGGAAAGCCGCGACTACCTGCGCTCGGTCGGCTTTTAG
- a CDS encoding Gfo/Idh/MocA family protein: protein MAATKKSPIRWGMVGGGRGSQIGYIHRSAALRDDTFELVAGAFDIDPERGRAFGVDLGLDEARSYPDYRTMFAEETKRGDGIEAVSIATPNNTHFAICKAALEHGLHVVCEKPLCFTVAEAEELKALAQARGLIVGLTYGYAGHQMIEQARAMVKNGDLGEIRIVNLQFAHGFHSAAVEEQNPSTRWRVDPKFAGPSYVLGDVGTHPLYISEVILPHLKIKRLMCVRQSFVRSRAPLEDNAVTLMEYDNGAIANIWSSAVNAGSMHGQKVRIVGSKASIEWWDERPNQLSYEIQGEPVRILERGMDYLYPEARIDDRIGGGHPEGLFEAWANLYRRFGLAINGNRGLAPEGIEELVFPGIDAGLEGVRWVENCVRSADAGGVWVDYQ, encoded by the coding sequence ATGGCAGCGACAAAGAAAAGCCCGATCCGCTGGGGCATGGTCGGCGGCGGACGCGGCAGCCAGATCGGTTACATCCACCGTTCGGCGGCGCTGAGAGACGACACCTTCGAACTCGTCGCCGGCGCCTTCGACATCGATCCGGAGCGCGGCCGCGCCTTCGGCGTCGACCTCGGGCTGGACGAGGCACGCAGCTATCCGGATTACCGGACGATGTTCGCCGAGGAGACGAAGCGCGGCGACGGCATCGAGGCGGTGTCGATCGCCACGCCGAACAACACCCATTTCGCCATCTGCAAGGCGGCGCTCGAGCATGGCCTGCACGTCGTCTGCGAAAAGCCGCTCTGCTTCACCGTCGCGGAAGCCGAGGAGCTGAAGGCGCTGGCGCAAGCGCGCGGGCTGATCGTCGGCCTCACCTATGGCTATGCCGGCCACCAGATGATCGAGCAGGCTCGCGCCATGGTGAAGAACGGCGATCTCGGCGAGATCCGCATCGTCAACCTGCAATTCGCCCATGGATTCCACAGCGCCGCGGTCGAGGAGCAGAACCCGTCGACGCGCTGGCGTGTCGACCCCAAATTCGCCGGCCCAAGCTACGTGCTCGGCGATGTCGGCACGCACCCGCTCTATATTTCCGAGGTCATCCTGCCGCATCTGAAGATCAAGCGGCTGATGTGTGTGCGCCAGAGCTTCGTCAGGAGCCGCGCGCCGCTCGAGGACAATGCGGTGACCCTGATGGAATACGACAACGGCGCCATCGCCAATATTTGGTCGAGCGCCGTCAATGCCGGCTCGATGCACGGCCAGAAGGTCCGCATCGTCGGCTCGAAGGCGAGCATCGAGTGGTGGGACGAGCGGCCGAACCAGCTTTCCTACGAGATCCAGGGCGAGCCGGTCCGCATCCTCGAGCGCGGCATGGACTATCTCTACCCGGAAGCCCGGATCGACGACCGCATCGGCGGCGGCCACCCGGAAGGCCTGTTCGAGGCCTGGGCCAACCTCTACCGCCGCTTCGGCCTGGCGATCAACGGCAATCGCGGGCTTGCCCCGGAGGGCATCGAGGAACTGGTTTTCCCCGGCATAGACGCGGGCCTCGAAGGTGTCCGCTGGGTCGAAAATTGCGTCCGCTCGGCCGATGCCGGCGGGGTGTGGGTGGATTATCAATAG